Proteins encoded together in one Mycobacterium sp. MS1601 window:
- a CDS encoding polysaccharide deacetylase family protein codes for MHNPRSLPWADQPTPGPTRDLLGYGRHGVRARWPHNAKVALALVINFETGAERSWPSGDRRNDRIFEFPYEVDHRYRDLAAESVAEFGGRAGIWRLQRLVDDLGVRATFSGCAVAFDRNRELAAYVGESDHEASSHGWRWEEAWLLSREEERERIAAAVEMIESAVGRRPVGWQSRHSGSTNTRELVVEEGGFWYDSDSVADDVPYFTTVGDKRHLVLPYSSVYNDHRFVIAQGYSEPRDFFENCKHGIDYLRMEGQTHPKMMTIGVHAHWMGQANRASALRMFLEYVLSLGDVWVAPRADIARWWLDNHESFETGSDTALAKAGV; via the coding sequence ATGCACAACCCCCGCAGCCTGCCGTGGGCTGACCAACCCACCCCCGGTCCCACCCGCGACCTCCTCGGCTACGGCCGGCACGGTGTCCGCGCGCGCTGGCCGCACAACGCCAAGGTGGCCCTGGCGCTGGTGATCAACTTCGAGACCGGCGCGGAACGATCCTGGCCTTCCGGGGATCGACGCAACGACCGAATCTTCGAGTTTCCCTATGAGGTCGACCACCGCTACCGGGACCTGGCTGCGGAGTCTGTCGCGGAATTCGGTGGCAGGGCTGGAATTTGGCGTTTGCAAAGACTTGTCGACGACCTCGGTGTCCGTGCCACCTTCTCCGGCTGTGCCGTCGCTTTCGACCGCAACCGGGAACTGGCCGCCTACGTGGGGGAGTCGGATCACGAGGCCAGTTCACACGGCTGGCGGTGGGAGGAAGCCTGGCTGTTGTCCCGCGAGGAGGAGCGCGAACGTATCGCGGCCGCGGTGGAGATGATCGAATCGGCTGTGGGCCGGCGTCCGGTCGGCTGGCAGTCGCGCCACAGTGGATCCACCAACACCCGGGAACTCGTCGTCGAGGAGGGTGGGTTCTGGTACGACTCGGATTCGGTGGCCGATGACGTCCCTTACTTCACCACCGTGGGGGACAAGCGACATCTTGTCCTGCCCTACAGCAGCGTGTACAACGACCACCGCTTCGTGATCGCGCAGGGATACTCCGAACCTCGCGACTTCTTCGAGAACTGCAAGCACGGAATCGACTACCTCCGGATGGAGGGCCAGACGCATCCGAAGATGATGACCATCGGCGTCCACGCCCACTGGATGGGGCAGGCCAACCGTGCATCCGCCCTGCGGATGTTTCTCGAGTACGTGCTCTCCCTCGGTGACGTCTGGGTTGCCCCGCGCGCCGACATCGCGCGATGGTGGCTGGACAATCACGAGTCCTTCGAAACCGGTAGCGATACGGCACTCGCGAAAGCCGGTGTCTGA
- a CDS encoding FCD domain-containing protein codes for MREVISAQESALLLSLRESDAPMGARQLLAAVRLRGVEASESTIARRLRDLDEQGLTVQHATRGRTLSAAGHERAELVARVDNSATELQEATRIRSAHDVLHLLRARRAIEPEAIADAARVATPHDIQRLRGLIGDHVTQLHSRGPIPRDKALEFHRNITRLTTNPLVQSMLAVVLDPSLDHIEGTLDIILAAHGSDRESVDEHEMMVDAVARGQGERAAEIMRRHLSRLCNEVESFMDRNDPELLHRLLQLRAPRLPSN; via the coding sequence ATGCGCGAGGTGATCTCGGCCCAGGAGTCGGCGTTGCTGCTGAGCCTGCGGGAGAGCGACGCTCCGATGGGTGCCCGCCAGTTGCTCGCCGCGGTGCGACTGCGGGGTGTCGAGGCCTCCGAGTCGACCATTGCGCGCCGGCTGCGAGACCTCGACGAGCAGGGATTGACGGTGCAACACGCCACCCGCGGCAGAACCCTGTCCGCGGCCGGGCATGAGCGCGCCGAGCTGGTGGCCCGGGTGGACAACAGCGCCACCGAACTCCAGGAGGCCACCCGGATTCGCAGTGCACATGATGTACTCCATTTACTGCGCGCCCGCCGCGCCATCGAGCCGGAAGCGATCGCCGATGCCGCTCGCGTGGCCACCCCACACGACATCCAGCGATTGCGGGGCCTCATCGGTGACCATGTGACCCAACTGCACAGCCGGGGGCCCATCCCTCGTGACAAGGCACTCGAATTCCACCGCAACATCACTCGACTGACCACCAATCCCCTGGTGCAGTCCATGCTCGCCGTGGTCCTCGACCCGTCGCTCGATCACATCGAGGGCACCCTCGACATCATCTTGGCGGCCCACGGATCCGACCGGGAGAGCGTCGACGAGCACGAGATGATGGTCGACGCCGTCGCCCGCGGCCAGGGCGAGCGCGCCGCCGAGATCATGCGGCGGCATCTGAGTCGACTCTGCAACGAGGTCGAATCCTTCATGGACCGAAACGATCCCGAGCTGCTGCATCGCCTGCTGCAGTTGCGTGCGCCCCGACTGCCGTCTAACTGA
- a CDS encoding DUF1254 domain-containing protein, translated as MTAHPESAEPLRGGYPQPDTVQLAYEAVDVNRAVQAYRFFYRSVSGAAIFEGTAAAGVQPNRAFGYLDTQPRHVGFTLNSDTPYGAILLDLHDGPMVLEVPEGSFVGAVLDIHQRWILDFGLPGPDAGAGGKHLILPPGYDGDIPEGFHVGRAQAYRVLAAVRSIPVDGDAEAALQRVTKVNVHPLERLEDWTEPTWIDMTDGGQDTTPLAIETSIEFWKSLHRIIDAEPVLEDSRAQYGELAALGIAKGQPFEPDERMTRILELAAKTANLQMRVESFADRTPARLVWDDRQWEWVALRSENGTFDAENYRDTYALDKWFFQAIATSPAMFRRDAGAGSLYWLALSDRTGAYLDGANSYTLTVPLPVPAKLFWSVTLYDATTRSQVQTDQGRAALRSLFELSDVEGDSVTLHFGPEPPEGGETRWVKTVPGAGWFAYFRIYGPDGPAFDGSWKPGDLELS; from the coding sequence ATGACCGCACACCCAGAGTCGGCTGAGCCGCTGCGCGGTGGCTACCCGCAGCCCGACACCGTCCAACTGGCTTACGAGGCCGTCGACGTCAATCGCGCTGTTCAGGCGTACCGCTTCTTCTATCGGTCCGTCTCCGGTGCCGCGATCTTCGAGGGCACCGCGGCGGCCGGGGTGCAGCCCAACCGCGCATTCGGATACCTCGACACCCAGCCCCGTCACGTCGGCTTCACGCTCAACTCGGACACCCCGTACGGCGCCATCCTGCTGGACCTGCACGACGGCCCGATGGTGCTCGAGGTGCCCGAGGGGTCGTTCGTGGGCGCAGTGTTGGACATCCATCAACGGTGGATCCTGGACTTCGGTCTGCCCGGACCCGACGCCGGCGCCGGTGGCAAGCACCTGATCCTGCCGCCCGGCTACGACGGTGACATACCCGAGGGATTTCATGTGGGCCGGGCCCAGGCCTACCGGGTCCTGGCGGCGGTTCGCTCCATCCCGGTCGACGGAGACGCCGAGGCCGCGCTGCAGCGCGTCACAAAGGTCAACGTCCACCCCCTGGAGCGGCTGGAAGACTGGACCGAACCGACCTGGATCGACATGACCGACGGCGGGCAGGACACCACCCCGCTGGCGATCGAGACCAGCATCGAATTCTGGAAGTCCCTGCACCGCATCATCGATGCCGAGCCTGTCCTGGAAGACAGTCGTGCGCAGTACGGCGAACTGGCTGCTCTCGGCATCGCCAAAGGCCAGCCGTTCGAACCCGATGAGCGGATGACGCGGATCCTGGAGCTGGCGGCCAAGACGGCGAACCTGCAGATGCGGGTGGAGTCTTTTGCCGACCGCACACCGGCGCGTCTGGTGTGGGATGACCGGCAGTGGGAATGGGTCGCATTACGTTCGGAGAACGGCACATTCGACGCTGAGAACTACCGTGATACCTACGCCCTGGACAAGTGGTTCTTCCAGGCCATTGCAACCTCGCCGGCGATGTTCCGTCGAGACGCCGGAGCCGGATCGCTGTACTGGCTGGCGCTCTCAGATCGCACCGGTGCCTATCTCGACGGTGCCAATTCCTACACGCTGACGGTGCCGCTGCCGGTGCCCGCCAAACTGTTCTGGTCGGTGACACTGTACGACGCCACCACCCGCAGCCAGGTGCAGACCGACCAGGGTCGGGCAGCGCTGCGGTCGCTGTTCGAATTGTCCGATGTAGAGGGCGATTCCGTGACGCTGCACTTCGGCCCCGAACCGCCCGAGGGTGGCGAGACCCGCTGGGTCAAGACCGTCCCCGGTGCCGGTTGGTTCGCCTACTTCCGGATCTACGGCCCTGACGGGCCCGCCTTCGACGGGTCCTGGAAGCCCGGGGATCTGGAGCTCAGTTAG
- a CDS encoding NCS1 family nucleobase:cation symporter-1 produces MVNIAPQPGTSTTVHHDPRLSNDDLAPTPPSEKTWGSYSLFALWMSVAHNVGSYTFAAGLFVLGLSAWQVLVSVLVGTLVLYVGCTMSGLIGQRTGVPFPVVSRLSWGVFGANIPALIRGVIAIFWYGIQTYLASVAITVLLLRINPGLEPWTQREFLGLHHLGWCSFLALWVCQWLIISFGMDMVRRFQEWAGPILWIVMIALAVWLLISAGGKVSFTESVVDISTSQQILLMCSGAALVVAQLSTLMLNYCDFGRFARSEKSVRLGNILGIPLNWTAFAFTSVLVSAGSVAVYGKAISEPALLLAEVPNTALLVLGVFMFAFATIGVNIVSNFVSPAYDLSNAWPQKISFRMGGAITSVLAIVVMPWKLYSSPVVINYFLGALGAFLGPLFAIMMVDYYLIKKRAVLIGDLYDARPGSAYRYYKGINTVALAIFVPTAAISAIIALVPAFTHIAPYSWFIGAAIAAVGYWAVMNRRINSTAAVTA; encoded by the coding sequence ATGGTCAACATCGCCCCGCAACCGGGCACATCAACGACTGTGCACCACGATCCGCGACTGTCCAACGACGATCTGGCTCCCACACCGCCGAGCGAGAAGACGTGGGGCTCCTACAGCCTGTTCGCGCTCTGGATGTCGGTGGCGCACAACGTCGGTAGCTACACCTTCGCCGCCGGGCTCTTCGTCCTTGGCCTGTCCGCTTGGCAGGTCCTGGTCAGCGTGCTGGTGGGCACGCTCGTGCTCTACGTCGGCTGCACCATGTCGGGGCTCATCGGACAGCGCACCGGGGTGCCGTTCCCCGTGGTGTCGCGGTTGAGCTGGGGTGTCTTCGGGGCCAACATCCCGGCGCTGATCCGCGGTGTCATCGCAATCTTCTGGTACGGGATCCAGACGTACTTGGCGTCTGTCGCCATCACCGTCCTGCTGTTGCGCATCAACCCCGGCCTCGAACCATGGACCCAACGCGAATTCCTCGGCCTGCACCACCTCGGATGGTGCTCGTTCCTGGCGCTGTGGGTGTGCCAATGGCTGATCATCAGCTTCGGAATGGACATGGTGCGCCGATTCCAGGAATGGGCCGGCCCGATTCTCTGGATCGTGATGATCGCCTTGGCGGTCTGGCTGCTGATCAGTGCCGGCGGCAAGGTGTCGTTCACCGAGTCTGTGGTGGACATCAGCACCTCACAACAGATCCTGCTGATGTGTTCGGGAGCGGCGCTGGTGGTCGCTCAGCTGTCCACCCTGATGCTGAACTACTGCGACTTCGGGCGGTTCGCGCGCAGCGAGAAGTCCGTACGGCTCGGCAATATCCTTGGTATCCCGCTCAATTGGACCGCCTTCGCATTCACCAGCGTGCTGGTGTCGGCGGGCAGTGTCGCCGTTTACGGCAAGGCGATTTCCGAGCCCGCCCTGCTGTTGGCAGAGGTTCCGAACACCGCTCTGCTGGTCCTGGGCGTCTTCATGTTCGCCTTCGCCACCATCGGGGTGAACATCGTCTCCAACTTCGTCTCGCCCGCCTACGACCTGTCGAACGCCTGGCCGCAGAAGATCTCCTTCAGGATGGGCGGTGCCATCACCTCGGTCCTGGCGATCGTCGTCATGCCGTGGAAGCTCTACTCCTCACCGGTGGTGATCAACTACTTCCTCGGCGCCCTGGGCGCCTTCCTCGGTCCGCTGTTCGCCATCATGATGGTGGACTACTACCTGATCAAGAAGCGCGCCGTTCTCATCGGAGATCTCTACGACGCCCGGCCCGGAAGCGCGTACCGGTACTACAAGGGCATCAACACCGTCGCTCTCGCGATTTTCGTTCCCACCGCGGCGATCTCGGCGATCATCGCACTGGTGCCGGCATTCACCCACATCGCGCCCTACTCCTGGTTCATCGGTGCCGCCATTGCCGCGGTCGGGTACTGGGCGGTGATGAACCGACGCATCAACAGCACCGCGGCGGTCACCGCATGA
- a CDS encoding AroM family protein produces the protein MTAPVTVGLAVLGRRSRTALQSVVTGLLDRDIPVVVAGALDELSDDEAALLHRPDGDYPVHIPVTGALSIDVPRNDIRPHAQRAIDTLATAGADLIAVLCAADLGRFTAPVPLVEPPTLVPAFTASVITEGSIDVVVPHPGQREHAAKHWSHAGFSPRVSAVAPNRDDTAVHLAEISRSARESNSRAIVLDCFGFGAAEAHAAAASRLPVISARSVTGHAVAALVTPI, from the coding sequence ATGACCGCCCCCGTGACAGTCGGCCTCGCCGTCCTGGGCCGGCGAAGCAGAACCGCCCTCCAGTCCGTGGTCACCGGTCTGCTCGACCGCGACATCCCAGTGGTGGTGGCCGGTGCGCTCGACGAGCTGTCCGACGACGAGGCGGCCCTGCTGCACCGGCCCGACGGCGACTACCCCGTCCACATCCCGGTGACCGGGGCACTGTCGATAGACGTGCCGCGCAACGACATCCGGCCGCACGCCCAGCGTGCCATCGACACCCTCGCCACAGCCGGCGCTGATCTGATCGCGGTGCTGTGCGCCGCCGACCTCGGTCGGTTCACAGCGCCGGTACCCCTTGTCGAACCGCCCACGCTGGTACCGGCGTTCACCGCGTCGGTGATCACCGAGGGATCCATCGATGTGGTGGTGCCACACCCGGGCCAGCGGGAACACGCGGCCAAACACTGGAGTCACGCGGGCTTCAGCCCACGGGTGAGCGCTGTGGCTCCCAACCGTGACGACACTGCGGTACACCTGGCCGAGATTTCCCGAAGCGCCCGCGAAAGCAATTCACGAGCAATAGTTCTCGACTGCTTTGGCTTCGGCGCGGCCGAGGCGCATGCGGCTGCGGCGAGCCGGCTCCCGGTGATCTCGGCGCGCTCCGTCACCGGGCATGCCGTAGCCGCGCTGGTCACCCCCATCTGA